GGACATCGTCCATGACGCCGTGGCCAGAGCCATCGCTCACTGGACCCAATTTTCGCCGGGAACCTCAATGAGGGCCTGGTTGTTTACAATACTGAGGAGGACCTACCTCAACCGACTCCGCCGGGCCAGTATCGAGGTGACTTCGGCGAGATTCCCCGACCAGGCGGATCAGATTCCCGATCAGCCGTCAAACTGGAATCCCGGAGGTCTTCCCTCCGGTATCGTGCGAAAGGATATCGACAAGGCGCTGGCGGCTTTATCCGAGGACCATCGCTCTATGGTCCTCCTCGCGGACGTGGAAGAGTTTACGCTTCGGGAGATTGCGGAGATCGAGGACATCCCGGTGGGCACGGTGAAAAGCCGGCTGTGGCGCGCGCGGATGGAATTGCGGGAAAAATTGACAAGCTACGAGGGGAATCGCTGATCATGGATACCGGCAAGAATCCGTCTGGCGATTTTCCGGGCGGCCAGGATTTGGAGTCGCGCTGGGAAGATGCGCTCCACGGCAGGTCTTCGTCCGAAGAGGCCTCCGCTCTTCAGGGGGAGATCGACCGCTCCGGCCGCCGGGCGGAATTTTTGGATCAGGC
This DNA window, taken from bacterium, encodes the following:
- a CDS encoding RNA polymerase sigma factor, with amino-acid sequence MALQEREIFLRELERHFDSLYSYSRWMTRNSEEAEDIVHDAVARAIAHWTQFSPGTSMRAWLFTILRRTYLNRLRRASIEVTSARFPDQADQIPDQPSNWNPGGLPSGIVRKDIDKALAALSEDHRSMVLLADVEEFTLREIAEIEDIPVGTVKSRLWRARMELREKLTSYEGNR